In Streptantibioticus cattleyicolor NRRL 8057 = DSM 46488, a genomic segment contains:
- a CDS encoding LLM class flavin-dependent oxidoreductase, producing MADEHYTDEQRSGSDGPAPAAGDGIRGTAHGTAPVPLSVLDLVTVGAGRTAGDALRTSARLAGLAESRGFHRYWVAEHHSMPGVASTSPAVILANLAAHTTSIRLGSGGVMLPNHAPLVIAEQFGTLEALAPGRIDLGLGRAPGTDGATAAALRRADGLREGADDFPRQLAELVRFLDDDFPEGHPYARIHAVPGPVQATSPGGVQSPHRPPVWLLGSSGFSAQLAGALGLPFAFAHHFSARNTVPALELYRDSFKPSAVLDRPYALIGVQAFAAEDEKEARRQVLTGALAMLRLRTGRPGLVPTPEEAEAYPFSPMEREFADSWLADVEFGTPDTVRKGLDALVERTGADELMLTSNAHGPQARLRSYELIADVYGLPTASA from the coding sequence GTGGCTGACGAGCACTACACCGACGAGCAGCGGTCCGGGAGCGACGGCCCCGCACCGGCGGCCGGCGACGGCATCCGCGGCACCGCCCACGGCACCGCCCCGGTGCCGTTGTCCGTGCTCGACCTGGTCACCGTAGGCGCCGGGCGCACCGCGGGCGACGCGCTGCGCACCAGCGCCCGGCTGGCCGGGCTCGCCGAGTCCCGCGGCTTCCACCGCTACTGGGTGGCCGAACACCACTCGATGCCCGGCGTCGCCAGCACCTCGCCCGCGGTCATCCTGGCCAACCTCGCCGCCCACACCACCTCCATCCGGCTCGGCTCGGGCGGGGTGATGCTGCCCAACCACGCCCCGCTGGTGATCGCCGAGCAGTTCGGCACCCTGGAGGCGCTCGCCCCCGGCCGGATCGACCTGGGCCTCGGGCGTGCCCCGGGCACCGACGGCGCCACCGCCGCCGCGCTGCGCCGCGCCGACGGCCTGCGCGAGGGCGCCGACGACTTCCCGCGTCAGCTCGCCGAGTTGGTCCGCTTCCTCGACGACGACTTCCCCGAGGGCCACCCCTACGCGCGGATCCACGCCGTCCCCGGTCCGGTGCAGGCGACCTCGCCCGGCGGCGTGCAGTCCCCGCACCGCCCGCCGGTGTGGCTGCTGGGCTCCTCCGGGTTCAGCGCCCAGCTCGCCGGGGCGCTCGGGCTGCCGTTCGCCTTCGCCCACCACTTCTCGGCCCGCAACACGGTGCCGGCGCTGGAGCTGTACCGGGACTCCTTCAAGCCCTCGGCCGTGCTCGACCGCCCCTACGCGCTCATCGGCGTGCAGGCGTTCGCCGCCGAGGACGAGAAGGAGGCCCGCCGCCAGGTGCTCACCGGCGCGCTGGCCATGCTCCGGCTGCGCACCGGCCGCCCCGGCCTCGTCCCCACCCCCGAGGAGGCCGAGGCGTACCCGTTCTCGCCGATGGAGCGGGAGTTCGCCGACTCCTGGCTCGCCGACGTGGAGTTCGGCACCCCGGACACGGTGCGCAAGGGGCTCGACGCGCTGGTCGAACGCACCGGCGCGGACGAGCTGATGCTCACCTCCAACGCGCACGGCCCCCAGGCCCGGCTGCGCTCGTACGAGCTGATCGCGGACGTCTACGGGCTGCCGACCGCGTCCGCCTGA
- a CDS encoding glycosyl hydrolase family 18 protein, translated as MHVFRKGRQANRPLTAALSVLALAAGAVGALAGAASAGAAPAPAAAAAPAAASSGGVKIAYYDQWSVYGNAFYPKDLDTRGIAGKLDILNYSFENIDPSNLTCFEATKASDASNESDPNAGDGAGDAFADYQKSFGADISVNGQADTWNQPIVGNFNQLKELKAKYPKLRIVASIGGWTYSKYFSDVAASDASRKKFVSSCIDMFIKGNLPVQGGYGGPGSAAGIFDGFDIDWEYPGSPGGHVGNHYSTADKANYTALLAEFRSELDAYGAAGNRKMLLTAAMPAGQDKIAQIQTDKVGQYLDYANVMTYDMHGAWDATGPTNHQDPTYSSPDDPSKAVDPGTEKYSTDNAVKAWTTGDAAYGIAGGFPAAKLTMGYPLYYRGWTGVPAGSNHGLYQSATGPASARSLSQTAGTAYYKELTGIVDNPADTFYDPKTGSNWFYNGTEFWTGLGAQSIQAKADYAHCHGLGGSMMYSLLDLDTSATLFNKIVDATNGSAASCSSTPTPTPTPTPTPTPTPTPTPTPTPGTCTAAAWDKSAVYTAGNTVSYNGHTWQAKWWTQGEVPGASQWGAWQDLGAC; from the coding sequence GTGCATGTGTTCCGCAAGGGCCGACAGGCCAACAGACCGCTGACCGCCGCGCTGTCGGTGCTGGCGCTCGCCGCCGGGGCCGTCGGCGCGCTCGCCGGGGCCGCGTCGGCGGGGGCCGCCCCCGCCCCGGCCGCCGCGGCGGCCCCGGCGGCGGCGAGCAGCGGCGGCGTGAAGATCGCCTACTACGACCAGTGGAGCGTGTACGGCAACGCGTTCTACCCCAAGGACCTCGACACCCGCGGCATCGCCGGCAAGCTCGACATCCTCAACTACTCGTTCGAGAACATCGACCCGTCCAACCTGACCTGTTTCGAGGCCACCAAGGCGTCCGACGCCTCCAACGAGAGCGACCCCAACGCCGGTGACGGGGCGGGCGACGCCTTCGCCGACTACCAGAAGTCGTTCGGCGCCGACATCAGCGTCAACGGCCAGGCGGACACCTGGAACCAGCCGATCGTGGGCAACTTCAACCAGCTCAAGGAGCTGAAGGCGAAGTACCCCAAGCTGAGGATCGTCGCCTCCATCGGCGGCTGGACGTACTCCAAGTACTTCTCCGACGTCGCCGCCAGCGACGCCAGCCGCAAGAAGTTCGTCAGCTCCTGCATCGACATGTTCATCAAGGGCAACCTGCCGGTGCAGGGCGGCTACGGCGGCCCGGGCAGCGCCGCCGGGATCTTCGACGGCTTCGACATCGACTGGGAGTACCCGGGCTCGCCGGGCGGCCATGTGGGCAACCACTACAGCACGGCCGACAAGGCCAACTACACCGCGCTGCTGGCCGAGTTCCGCAGCGAGCTGGACGCGTACGGCGCCGCCGGCAACCGCAAGATGCTGCTGACCGCCGCGATGCCGGCCGGCCAGGACAAGATCGCGCAGATCCAGACCGACAAGGTCGGCCAGTACCTGGACTACGCGAACGTCATGACCTACGACATGCACGGCGCGTGGGACGCCACCGGGCCCACCAACCACCAGGACCCGACGTACTCCTCGCCCGACGACCCGTCCAAGGCCGTCGACCCGGGCACCGAGAAGTACAGCACCGACAACGCCGTCAAGGCCTGGACCACCGGTGACGCGGCCTACGGGATCGCCGGCGGCTTCCCGGCGGCCAAGCTCACCATGGGCTACCCGCTGTACTACCGCGGCTGGACCGGCGTCCCCGCCGGGAGCAACCACGGCCTGTACCAGTCGGCCACCGGCCCCGCCTCGGCGCGCAGCCTGAGCCAGACCGCGGGCACCGCCTACTACAAGGAGCTCACCGGGATCGTCGACAACCCGGCGGACACCTTCTACGACCCCAAGACGGGCTCCAACTGGTTCTACAACGGCACCGAGTTCTGGACGGGCCTGGGCGCCCAGTCGATCCAGGCCAAGGCGGACTACGCGCACTGCCACGGGCTCGGCGGCTCGATGATGTACTCGCTGCTGGACCTGGACACCTCGGCCACGCTCTTCAACAAGATCGTGGACGCCACCAACGGCTCGGCCGCCTCGTGCTCCTCGACCCCGACCCCCACTCCGACGCCCACTCCGACCCCGACCCCCACCCCGACCCCGACCCCCACCCCGACCCCCGGCACCTGCACCGCCGCGGCCTGGGACAAGTCGGCGGTCTACACCGCGGGCAACACCGTCTCCTACAACGGCCACACCTGGCAGGCCAAGTGGTGGACGCAGGGTGAGGTGCCCGGCGCCAGCCAGTGGGGCGCCTGGCAGGACCTCGGCGCCTGCTGA